The Coffea arabica cultivar ET-39 chromosome 1e, Coffea Arabica ET-39 HiFi, whole genome shotgun sequence genome has a window encoding:
- the LOC113698580 gene encoding uncharacterized protein, whose translation MATSIPNPKFSSHSRSISLPSSSHPLIVTAEEHLQKLKSSEGASSTSHSLACQKLDGLKNLYECLDDVLQLPLSQQALSNERLGTWEEEVLDGSLRLLDICGALRDIYLQTKESVQELQSSLRRKRSGNLDNEVCSYMICKKNLNKMISKCCKELKKAEKNCNLAVVNKDCAVLNLIKEVQVVSLPVLESVLSFLSGSKAGSHPRGWFLVSKLLQQKRASQGGDSSTAAIEQIEIQLHLLNKNKSNKDVLEKLEGVDSSIEELAEVLEIVFRLLLKTRVSLLNIVNH comes from the coding sequence ATGGCAACCtctattccaaatccaaaattctcTAGCCATTCTCGTTCAATCAgtttgccttcttcatctcatCCACTTATTGTTACTGCTGAGGAACATCTGCAAAAATTGAAGTCATCAGAAGGGGCATCCTCAACTTCACATTCATTGGCATGCCAAAAATTGGATGGCCTCAAGAACTTGTACGAGTGTCTGGACGATGTGCTTCAGCTCCCTTTGAGTCAACAAGCTCTCTCAAATGAAAGACTTGGAACATGGGAAGAAGAGGTCTTGGATGGATCTCTTAGGCTTTTGGACATTTGTGGGGCACTAAGAGACATCTATTTACAGACAAAGGAAAGTGTGCAGGAACTTCAATCATCTCTACGGAGGAAAAGAAGTGGAAATTTGGACAATGAAGTCTGCTCATATATGATCTGCAAAAAGAACTTGAATAAAATGATAAGCAAATGCtgcaaggaattgaagaaagcaGAGAAGAACTGCAACTTGGCAGTGGTAAACAAAGATTGCGCCGTGCTTAACCTGATCAAAGAAGTTCAAGTTGTTAGTCTTCCAGTGTTGGAGTCTGTTCTATCTTTCCTTTCTGGATCAAAGGCAGGGTCACATCCAAGAGGTTGGTTCTTGGTCTCAAAGTTATTACAGCAAAAGAGAGCATCACAGGGAGGAGACTCCAGCACTGCTGCAATTGAGCAAATAGAAATTCAGTTGCATCTCTTGAACAAAAATAAGTCAAACAAGGATGTACTTGAAAAACTTGAGGGAGTGGACTCGAGCATTGAAGAATTAGCAGAGGTGCTTGAAATTGTGTTCAGGCTTTTGCTTAAAACCAGAGTTTCCCTTCTCAACATTGTCAACCACTAG
- the LOC113688567 gene encoding peroxidase N-like, whose protein sequence is MKVSCKLSCCFGLLTSLMLFSVARSQLSTDFYSSTCPNLLKIVRTEVQKAIMNEIRMAASLLRLHFHDCFVNGCDASLLLDGSNSEKLAVPNLNSARGFEVVDTIKNAVESACAGVVSCADILAIAARDSVLLSGGPAWRVLLGRRDGLVANQTAANASVLPGPFDPLNTIIAKFAAVGLNVTDVVALSGAHTIGLAKCAVFSSRLFNFSGTGAPDGTMDTSMVSDLQSLCPQTSDGNNTAPLDRNSRDLFDNHYFQNLLSGKGLLQSDQILYSSDAAASTTRSIVENYSKNSVLFFNDFVNSMIKMGNISPLTGSSGQIRKNCRVVNS, encoded by the exons ATGAAGGTTTCATGCAAACTTTCGTGCTGTTTTGGGCTTTTAACATCGTTGATGTTGTTTTCAGTTGCAAGGTCTCAACTAAGCACTGATTTTTATTCATCAACATGCCCAAATCTTTTGAAAATCGTCCGTACAGAGGTCCAAAAAGCAATCATGAACGAAATCAGAATGGCTGCTTCTTTGCTTAGGCTGCATTTCCACGATTGTTTTGTAAAT GGCTGCGATGCATCGTTGCTGTTGGATGGAAGTAATAGTGAGAAGCTTGCAGTGCCGAACTTGAACTCTGCAAGAGGATTTGAAGTAGTAGATACGATAAAGAATGCTGTGGAAAGTGCATGTGCTGGAGTTGTATCATGTGCTGATATACTAGCTATAGCTGCCAGAGATTCAGTTCTTTTG AGTGGAGGACCTGCATGGAGAGTTTTACTTGGTAGGAGGGATGGATTAGTTGCAAATCAGACAGCAGCCAATGCATCAGTGCTTCCTGGTCCTTTTGATCCACTAAACACAATCATTGCCAAGTTTGCTGCTGTAGGCCTTAACGTGACAGATGTTGTTGCCTTATCTG GTGCACATACCATTGGCTTAGCAAAGTGCGCCGTGTTCAGCTCAAGGTTGTTCAACTTCTCCGGCACTGGTGCTCCAGATGGTACAATGGACACCAGCATGGTGTCTGATCTGCAAAGCCTTTGTCCTCAAACTAGCGATGGAAACAACACAGCCCCGCTAGATAGGAATTCCAGGGATTTGTTTGACAACCATTACTTTCAAAACTTGCTCAGTGGCAAGGGACTGCTTCAATCTGACCAAATCCTATATTCTAGTGATGCAGCAGCATCGACCACCAGAAGTATCGTTGAAAATTATAGCAAAAATTCTGTACTTTTCTTCAATGACTTCGTGAATTCCATGATCAAGATGGGCAACATAAGCCCATTGACTGGTTCAAGCGGACAGATCCGGAAGAACTGCAGAGTTGTTAACTCGTAG
- the LOC113698572 gene encoding formate--tetrahydrofolate ligase: MGKTVRKLQVVSPVPADIDIANSVEPLHISEIAKELNLSPQHYDLYGKYKAKVLLSVLDELQGSEDGYYVVVGGITPTPLGEGKSTTTVGLCQALGAFLDKKVVTCLRQPSQGPTFGIKGGAAGGGYSQVIPMDEFNLHLTGDIHAITAANNLLAAAIDTRIFHESTQTDKGLFNRLCPPDKEGKRSFSNIMFRRLKKLGISKTRPEELTPQEIKKFARLDFDPSSITWRRVMDINDRFLRKITVGQGPEEKGMVRETGFDISVASEIMAVLALTTSLDDMRERLGKMVVGNSKAGDPITADDLGVGGALTVLMKDAINPTLMQTLEGTPVLVHAGPFANIAHGNSSIVADKIALKLVGRGGFVVTEAGFGADIGTEKFMNIKCRYSGLTPQCAIIVATIRALKMHGGGPEVVAGKPLDHAYLTENVALVEAGCVNLARHISNTKAYGVNVVVAVNKFATDSEVELNAVKAAALSAGAFDAVICTHHADGGKGAVDLGVAVQRACENIAQPLKFLYPLDITIKEKIEAIAKSYGASGVEYSEEAEKQIEMYAKQGFGSLPICMAKTQYSFSHNAAAKGAPSGFVLPIRDVRASIGAGFIYPLVGTMSTMPGLPTRPCFYDIDLDTTTGRVIGLS; this comes from the exons ATGGGGAAGACGGTGAGGAAACTGCAAGTGGTGTCACCAGTGCCAGCAGATATTGATATAGCCAACTCTGTTGAACCTCTGCACATATCTGAGATTGCCAAAGAACTCAATCTTAGTCCCCAGCATTATGATCTTTATGGCAAATATAAGGCCAAG GTTTTATTATCAGTGCTTGATGAGTTACAAGGAAGTGAAGATGGTTACTATGTGGTTGTTGGAGGAATTACTCCAACTCCTCTTGGAGAAGGCAAATCCACCACTACTGTTGGCCTCTGCCAGGCATTGGGAGCATTTCTTGATAAAAAG GTTGTCACATGCCTTCGTCAACCATCTCAAGGGCCGACATTTGGAATTAAAGGTGGTGCTGCTGGTGGCGGCTACAGCCAAGTGATTCCTATGGATGAGTTCAATCTTCACTTAACTGGGGACATCCATGCAATAACAGCTGCAAACAACCTTCTTGCTGCTGCAATTGATACAAGAATCTTTCATGAATCTACTCAAACCGATAAGGGTCTTTTCAACCGGTTATGTCCTCCTGACAAGGAAGGAAAGAGGAGCTTCAGTAACATTATGTTTAGGCGTTTGAAGAAACTTGGTATTTCCAAGACAAGACCAGAGGAACTTACTCCACAAGAGATTAAGAAATTTGCTAGGCTTGATTTTGATCCTAGTTCTATCACATGGAGAAGAGTAATGGATATTAATGACCGTTTTTTAAGGAAGATTACTGTTGGTCAGGGCCCTGAAGAGAAAGGGATGGTGAGAGAAACTGGATTTGATATTTCAGTTGCTAGTGAAATAATGGCAGTCCTAGCTCTAACGACTTCATTAGATGATATGAGAGAGAGGCTTGGGAAAATGGTTGTTGGAAATAGCAAGGCTGGTGATCCCATTACAGCTGATGATCTGGGTGTTGGGGGTGCTTTGACTGTGTTAATGAAAGATGCCATCAATCCTACACTAATGCAGACTCTTGAGGGCACCCCTGTCCTTGTTCATGCTGGCCCTTTTGCAAATATTGCTCATGGAAACTCGTCCATTGTTGCTGATAAGATTGCATTGAAGCTGGTGGGACGTGGAGGTTTTGTAGTCACAGAAGCTGGTTTTGGGGCTGATATTGGAACCGAAAAGTTCATGAACATAAAATGTAGATACAGTGGATTAACACCTCAATGTGCTATCATTGTGGCAACAATTAGGGCCCTCAAGATGCATGGTGGAGGGCCAGAAGTTGTAGCTGGGAAACCTCTTGATCATGCTTATCTGACAGAGAACGTGGCACTTGTTGAAGCTGGCTGTGTGAATCTTGCCAGGCATATTTCAAACACAAAGGCCTATGGTGTAAATGTTGTAGTTGCCGTGAACAAGTTCGCAACTGATTCTGAAGTTGAACTAAATGCAGTAAAGGCTGCAGCACTTTCAGCAGGGGCATTTGATGCTGTAATCTGTACTCATCATGCTGATGGTGGGAAAGGAGCG GTAGACCTGGGGGTTGCAGTTCAAAGAGCTTGCGAGAATATTGCACAACCATTGAAATTCTTGTACCCTCTGGATATAACCatcaaagaaaaaatagaagccATAGCAAAGTCTTATGGTGCTAGCGGTGTAGAATACTCAGAAGAG GCTGAGAAACAAATTGAGATGTACGCCAAGCAAGGATTTGGCAGTTTACCAATCTGCATGGCAAAAACACAATATTCATTTTCACACAATGCTGCAGCAAAGGGAGCTCCAAGTGGATTTGTCTTACCAATCAGAGATGTAAGGGCAAGCATTGGAGCTGGATTCATTTATCCTTTAGTTGGGACAATGAGTACAATGCCTGGCCTTCCCACAAGGCCTTGCTTCTATGATATTGATCTTGACACCACCACAGGAAGGGTTATTGGTCTTTCTTGA